In Zingiber officinale cultivar Zhangliang chromosome 3B, Zo_v1.1, whole genome shotgun sequence, a single window of DNA contains:
- the LOC121968290 gene encoding enoyl-[acyl-carrier-protein] reductase [NADH] 1, chloroplastic-like has protein sequence MSPLNMASGASISLTYIASERAIPGYGGGMSSAKAALESDTKVLAFELHLLATKHQMFHLIPTPQGAFMYSMTYSVSTCSLQRF, from the exons ATGTCTCCGTTAAACATGGCAAGCGGTGCTTCAATATCTTTGACATACATAGCTTCCGAAAGGGCAATCCCAGG ATACGGAGGTGGAATGAGCTCAGCAAAAGCTGCATTGGAGAGTGATACAAAA GTGTTGGCTTTTGAACTGCACTTGCTTGCCACAAAGCATCAG ATGTTTCATCTGATTCCAACACCTCAGGGAGCTTTTATGTACTCAATGACATATTCCGTCTCAACGTGCTCATTACAAAGATTCTAG